The Nicotiana tomentosiformis chromosome 9, ASM39032v3, whole genome shotgun sequence genome contains the following window.
CAGCTCATACGGCAACAAATACATACTTGTAGCAGTTgactatgtgtcaaaatgggtgaAAGTTTTAGCACTCCCTACAAATGATGCGAAGGGAGACATTGGTTTTTTGAGAAAGAACACCTTACACCCGATTTGGCACACCAAGGGCAATAATCAGTGATGGAGGCACCCACTTTTGCAACCGAGCCTTCACAAAGCTATTGAAAAATATGGTGTTCGCCACAAGGTGGCCACTccgtatcacctccaaacaagcGGGCAAGTGGAGGTGTCGAACAGAGAAATAAAGAGTGTTttgacaaagactgtgaatgctacGAGAACAGACTGGGCGAGAAAGTTATATGATGCACTATGGGATTATCGCACCGCTTTTAAAACTCCAATTGGCATGTCGCCATATAAACTGGTATTTGGGAAAGCGTGTCATTTACCTGTGAGCTGGAGCATAGAGCTTTGTGGGCTCTGAGGCAATTGAATCTCGATATGAAAGCTGTAGGTACAAATAGAGTCACAGAGTTGCACGATCACGATGAGTTACATTACCATGATTTTGAGAGCATAAGATTATACAAAGAGAGAATGAAAATGATCCATGACAAGAATATTGTGGAGCACAATTTTAAACTTggagatttggtactgttgtataaTTCACGACTGAAATTGtttccgggcaagttgaagtcaagaTGGTTAGGACCATTTTGTGTACTAGAGGTACATCCTACGAAAGCAGTGGCAATTGAGTCGAAAGATGGAGTTCAGAAGTTCATGGTTAATGGAAAAAGGTTGAAACATCACCTTGGCATGGATGAGGAAAAAGTTGTGTCGGTGATTTATTTGAAGGAGCCCCAAGTGTTGAGTGAACCTTGAGTTTGATTGACTGCGCCGTGCCACAACGTTAAATCAGGAGCTTTGTGGGAGGCAATCCATTATAATGTTGTATTAAtcatgtcgcgacgttaaatcaggcgctttgTGGGAGGCAACCTAATTTTAGTTTATTTTAGCTTCATtagacttttatttttattttttaggtaCTAACAAATCGTTGGTTAAGTCTTTGTGTTTGAATAGGTATTAGAGCATGTTGGAAAGTCAAGAAAACATGGAGAAATCCAAAAAATGGACCCGGCATCACTTGAGTACGCCCCGAAACTCGCCAAGCGAGTCAAGCAACACGCCACAGACCTAGCACCGCGCATTATATGGCGTAATGGACCTCGCAGCATACCTCGCGCCTCCCAGGTCCTAGCGCACTCCTCCTCGAAACACAGCCCGCGTCGCCTAGTCTCCACCTTGCTCCCTATCTCACATTGCCTGGGCCATAGCAAGATCCACCTCGCGAAAGACCTCGCAGCGCCaggtaagtatttttttttcttttcttttctttacttcttcttcttctttccttttctttaaaACACCACACACACATACACCCCTTAATTAAAACAACTGCCCATCCCTAAacacaacacacacacacaaaaacgtCCAAACACACAcgctcctctctctctctcaaaccATACTGCCTCCTCCCCTCCACCTCTCACTCACATCAAAACCCCATTAAATCCACTCCTTCATACACTCATTCACTCACTAGCACCATCAATTGAGCAATCATCCTTCCCAAGCATCTAAGGTATGatttttaactttttctttttcaaatttagAATTGGGTGAAGTGATGAACTCGGACAACTTTTGGGTATGTGCTTCATAGTAAGAATGTGCATGTTTGTCCTAACCCCATAAACCCCGTAGGAATGGTATTGTTATTTTTTTATATGAGTGATGTCACTAAATTCCCAAGTTGATttgggagggtgaggcaatccctcattaaaggtggcaagtgggccggtcccgggcctaaacgggtgaagtgggccggtccaaacggtcccggtcccaaattaaacagGCCAAATgatctttttgtagggaccggcccgggaccgggcccGAGACCGTTTGGTCCCGAGCTAAACAGTCCCGGCCCGCcggctaaatgggctaagtgggcccaatggaattttttaaaaaattaaaagaaattagagacaaaaggatgttaaaattATATATAGTTCTATAAGATATTATGCTATATTAATATTTAAGTTGTAGCAACAAGATATGTATACATATGTTATATTAACATATACATATTAATGCTAAATTATATCATGTTTGCTGGTTGGTGGACAAAAGGCATTTATCtaataattaacaataatctTGAGAATCTTATCGAGCAATCAAGAAAATTCTTATGCTTTgcaaattattttataataatgtTTAGAGCCCTGTGAGACTTTAATTAACACATGCTAAGGATGAGACTTACGAGGTAATTGTTGCAATTGTTCACACTTCAGCAAACAATTAGACAACAATTTAGTAAAGTAACCTTTTTTAACTtacctttttcttatttttactattttttaaCATCTTATTCTTTTTAGAAAATCTCACTTCTTTGGATGCTTTTAAGAAAAGATATGAAATGATTCACTTAAATTCATTTAGCCTGCAACCATTTTCAAGTTTAGTACTCCTATTTAAATTACCTTTTGATATTGTATTTAAGAAGAGTTTGAATTCGAAAACTGCCATTACATGAAATATTTACACAGTCAGAAAGTTAAAAGATAATTAAAGATAATACTTAAGTTGTAGCAATAGCAacatatttatacatattaatgCTATATTAACATATGCTATATTAATATGTTGTTGTTACTAAAActtaaatattaatatatatagTACTACATCTTAtagaataattattttttaaaaattccgggcctggaccggcccacttgcctgCGTTATCCCTCATCCACACAAGCACTTCCATGACACTAGTGCACGCCAATTGTTTGTCAAAATACCTCAAAGGCATTCCTTCTCCCCATTGGAGTCCGAGTCTCTGGGGTTGTTATACTAGTGCTATATCTTCATGCACCCCTTAAGATCTTAAGTGTGGGCCAGCTCAGTGGAGCTGAGATAGGTAGCTATATGCATCGAAATTGTAGTAAGCATCTATGAGACATTGGTTGAATGGGAGAGACAAGCATGCTAAAATAGAGAgatgaagtctgagtaacctcaAGTTTGTTGAACATCATGTGCTTAACTCTTAAGTTGGGGTCGTAAGACCACGTTTTGAAATGATTCAATGCCCTCTAAGGTTGACTAATGTCCACTTGTGCAGGTACAAATATGGTACGTCTGAAGCCCAATGCACCACTGACTGATAAAGGGAAGGGCAAGGCCACTGCTCCTACCAAAGTCAAGGCTTCCTCCACACCTCCATCGAAAAAGAGGAAAGGAGGGGAGGCCACTTCGAGTCATGTTGAGGGGTTGCAAGCAGTTGCAGCTATGGAGCGTCATGCCCATAGCCTGAGGGATAACGAGAGTATGGAATTAAAAGAATACTCTCGTCCACCAAGGAATGGTAGAAGATTTGTCAGCCGAAACATATACACCCTGATTCGGTTGTTCATGAGCGCCCTCTAAAATCTATGTATCAAGCAATTTGGAAGGGTATTCATGATCTTGGATTGATCTACGTGTTTGAAAACATTAGAGATATCAATGTGAACCTTGTCCGTGAGTTCTATGCCAGATATGATCTGGATCATCCAGAGCAGTATGTACCTATTCGGGACCGATTGATTGATTTTTCTACATCAACTATATGCAACTACTTGAGAGCTCTGGATTTTCTCCATGATCCCCTGGTAACTTCATTACCCGCCCAACATATCCGGCGCTGAGACAGACTCTCCGTGGTGTCAATTTTGTGGCAGCCTGGATCCGTGACAAAAAGACCTAACGTCATAGGAAATTTCAAAAGACGAAAATGAAGCCAAAAGCTCAGGTGTGGTAGAAATTGATCAACACACGGCTACTACCATGCAACCATGAGATGATGATCAGTCGTGGAAGGGTTTGTCTTCTTTACTTCTTAATGACTGGCCAAAAGGTGAATGTGGGCCAGTTGATACGCTACCAAATAGTGCAGGTAAGAACAAGAAAGAGAGTTGATAGGTTATTCTTCGGCAATGTGCTGACATAGTACCTGAGAAAAGAGGAGGTAGATGAGGAGTGAGATTTTGATGTAGTCATTCCAGCACCCCTCCGACAAACGGACATCACCAGCAATCGGGTGAAGGAGGAGAGTGATATGTCTTCACTGACAGGTGTCGCGCTCAAAGCTTGAGATGACAGCTTTGTGGCCCATTTATATGATATGATGGACTTGCAACTTCGGATTGGAGAGAGGCCGACCACCACGGAGGAGAGGGCCAACCTGGATGAGCGCTTTCAGCTCAATGCTCATGCCCCGCATCTGGTTGGGCTTGGTGAGGGCCAGTGACTTCCTGAGGACGAGGATGTCAACAAACCAGAGTGTTCAGTGGCCGAGCCAAAGTAGTCTGAGGAGGAGGCTGAGGATGATGCTGATGTAGGTGCAGAGGATGAAGAGTGGACAACTTCGGATGGGGCCTTCTATGATGATGATGACTGATCATGGAGTTTTTCCTACTACCTTACTTGTTTTTATTGCTTTATATATGCACTGAGGATACTACATGAATTAATTGTGGGGTTGGGGGATTATATATTCTATGTGACTTGTAAATACTAGACAAACTAATagtttcttgtttattttttatTAGCTTCTTCTTTTCTATTTTAGCATAGAATATATATagaaaaaaagttatttttgtaTAGTATTCCAGCTTTAGTTTTTAGGATTGTTTTTAGTAGTTTAATTTGAAATGTATATAAGAATAAAAATGATTAGAATTTTCCCAAATATGGATCTCCTAGGCAGTTTTTttaagggattaaagtctaaccaaaaacagacaaaacaaattaaaaaatagaaaaatccaaaaatatgtctttttatTCTTATAGGTAGTAATAATATCTTAAAGTTTTTTGtacctcggttctttttcatgaGATGTAGTTGAACCGGGTAATAGTTATTTTGTAGAGTAAATTaggatttagggaataaaaggatgGAAAATATGAGATTGATAAGCGCTTTttacttgtttgatagtagcatatttaggttCTAGTATGTATATTACATTCCCTATGGTTTGAAAGTGTTTATGATGCCTTGTTGAGTAGATATCATATTTATTGACGCCTATGTTTCATTTTCTTGGCTGTGCCACTTTGTGCTTAATActtaatattttgtggctccGTAAATACTTGTAATTATTTGAGAGTCGAAATGGAACCATCCTTAGCGAGTCACGTGTCATGTGTGGTGAGAATTTGTGTAGTTTGTGTCATTGTATTGGCGTCTAAAACTTGCCCGGCATGTGAGTTAAAGCAAAATTTTAGgttttgctcggtttgaaaaatgattttaggcttttttTGATCTAAATGCTTAcctcatataaaaattatccctagtcaacccttttgagcttaTAGCcttttatttggcaaccacattacaagcttaTACCCCTTTGCTCTTAATGTATTTtattgatccttttacctcttaaacactttaattgtaaaatgagcgctagaagaagtaaggagGGAACTTGgatggcttttgagtggaaccaatgaaagaaaaaagATGCACTTGTATTGTAAGGAATACACCACTAGCAGGAATGGtagaagagaaaaaaatattgttgaaaagaaagaagaaaaaagaagaataataCGTAGAAAAGGAAAATAAGGATATCTTGTCCTTGGTAGTGGGTATGAaataaagtagtgcttaaagaaaaaaagagaaagcTCTTGGgatgatattatttgtgaaatagAAGTTGGGATTGAAGAATATCATCCCAAGAGCTTTCCctttttctccctttaagtactactttaattcatactcACTAGCAAAGACAAGATATGCTTATTTTCCTTTGCTACATATTattgttcttttttcttttttttttcaacaatattgttttttcttttctacCTTTCCTACTAGTGGTGTATTCCTTACAATACAAGTGTACCTTTCTTTcattcattggttccactcaaaagccacccaagTTCCCTCCTTACTTTTgctcattttacaattaaagtgctttaaaaggtaaaaagatcaaaatgatacaattaagaacaaagaggtataggcttgtaatgttgTTGCCAAATGAAAGTCTATAAGCTCAAAAGCGTTGTCTGGGGATAATTTTTATTTGTGGTAAGtattaagctcaaaaagatcaaagaaagcctaaaattatttttcaaatcaagCAAAACCTAAAATTTCACTTCATCTCACAtgtagggcaagttctagattcTAATGTAATGACACGGACTATACAAATTTTCACATACATGGCACATGGCGCACTAAGGATGGTTCCATTCCGAAAAACAATTTCAAGTATTCATggagccacaaaatattaagcattaagcacaaagtgacatAGTAAAGAAAATGAGACACATGCGTTAATAAACATGCTATCTACTCAACAAGGCATCATAAGCACTTTCAAACCATAGGGAAGGTAATACACATGCTAGAGCCTAAATAttctactatcaaacaagtcaaaaggcGCTTATCAATATCATTTTCCCCATTCTTTTATTTCCTAAatcctaatctactctaaaataaTTACTACCCGGTTCAACTAAATCCCATAAAAAAGAATCTAGGTACAACGAAAAATCACGGGGGCTTATTACTACCTAAAAGAAGAacaagacatatttttggatttttcaaattttttgtttttgtttttggttAATCTGCAATCCCTCTAGAAAATTgcctaggagatccatcgtcgggaaaagttcaATCATTTctattcttttatatatatatatatatatatatatatatatatatatatatatatatatattaaattaaacTATTAAAAACAATCCTAAAAACTAAAGAATAAAGGATGAATAGTATACTAAAATATTTGTTTCTATATATATTCTATGCTAAAAGAGAAAATAAGAagctaacaaaaataaaaaagaaactattaGTGTCCTCAGTGCATATATAAAGCAATAAAAACAAGTAAGGTGGTAGGAAAAACTACCTGATcagtcatcatcatcgccatcatcGTAGAAGGCCCCATTTGCATATGTCCACTCTTCATCCTCTGCACCCTCATCAGCATCATCCTCAACATCCTCCTCAGACTGCTCTGGCTTGGCTTCTGAACACTCTGGTGTGTTTACATCTTCGTCCTCAGGAAGTCGCTAGCCCTCACCAAGCCCAACGAGACGCTGGGCATAAGCATTGAGCTTAAAGCGCTCATCGAGGTTGTCCCTCTCCTCCGTAGTGGCCATCCTCCCTCCAATCCGAAGCTGCAAGTCCATCATCCCATATAAATGGGCCATAAAGTTGTCATCTCGAGCTTTGAGCTCGGCACCTATCAGTGAAGACATATCGCTCTCCTCCTTTGCCTGGATGCTGGTGATGTCCATCTATCGGAGGGGTACTGGaatgattacatcaaaatctcgCTCCTCATCTACCTCCTCTTTTCTTAGGTACTGTGTCAGCATGTTAACGAAGAACAACCTATCAACTCTCTTTCTTGTTCTTACCTGTGCCAATTGGTAGCATATCAACTGGCCCACATTCACCTTTTGGCCAGTCATTAGGAAGTAAAATAGGTAGACCCTTTCACGGCTGATCATCGTCTCATGGTTGCATGGTAGTAGCTGCGTGTTGATCATTTTCAACCACACCTGAGCTTCTGGCTTCATTTTATTCTTTGGAAATTTCCTACAACGTTGGGTCTTTTTGTCATGGACCTAGGCTTCTACAAAATTAACACCACATGGAGTGTGTCTCTGCGCTTGAAATGTTGGGGAGGGGGTAATGATATTACCCAGGGGCTCATGGGGAACATACAGAGCTCCCAAGTAGTTGCATATAGCTGATGTAGAAAAATCAATCAATCGGCCCCGAATAGGCACATACTGCTCTGGATCATTCGAATCATATCCGACATAGAACTCACTGACAAGGTTAGCATTGATATCCCTAGTgttttgacgagcgcaaaacacacacgaATATATGCTTACTAGTCGAATATGGTAaaatataatatcatatccaaagggattagagttaaacagtattatcgtagtttgtagatAGATTTTTAtctaagatgatcaacaattgagattaatataatttaaaactaaaattaactaagaatctaaattactgactaatgacaatcacaacaatGAGTAAGGAAAGATATTAATGGgaaaaaataggggttgattggataggtgcaagatacttgtctTGAATTTAACCCTAGCTAATTCACTCcgatggttcaagtgagtctctcgaactcactcaattattaagtcaaacgttcagtagaaactcctctctcgattaagtctcaacctcacaatatgaaccaatttatgctcgatgaagatatgcaagaattcgtagtggattggtctttaggagaacctctttcgatttccctcctaactaggtctaaacaataactcaactagcctctttagattactaagaagaatcaatgaatttaaccaacaagataatgcaaaaacctcacaagttatgcctctttcgattacatgaacatgtaaaaatagatgcaacaattaaaacacccaaaacgattcaatacatataAAATAGAGTTAATAtacacaaacaatcatcaaaacaccaaatccatcaatccataaatagaactactccatagatatggagtaattcatcacaaataaatttaagttaaaggaaaatataaaacaattcaaacccttgtcttgagttaggattgaatgatgaaatccttgtgctcttgcttctcctacttctccttagcctccttaggtcttagatgtgtccaAAGTCCTCCAAATACTGTTtatccatgtatatataccaagtaggggcGGGCCCAAACAAACATACATTCTCCTTCATGAAATAGGAATTTTCCCGGACAGGACGTGCACGGCCGCACACCTGGGAGGGTGCTCGCGCATTAGGCAGTGCACTTTGCATAGTGTTCTGCCTCACATGCGCGCCCAGTTCACGGACGCGCACTTGGGTGATCTCCAGCTCGATTCTTCATTTCTCTTTTTGAATGCACTAGTGTCCGTTGATCCCCAAACTCGATTCCAACTTAATCCttgagcttttactcagacttcaaagctccacaaTAGCGTGAATTCATCCCATAACATCtatatagctcggaatcactcctacaaggcataaaatatagaatta
Protein-coding sequences here:
- the LOC138899172 gene encoding uncharacterized protein: MKAVGTNRVTELHDHDELHYHDFESIRLYKERMKMIHDKNIVEHNFKLGDLVLLYNSRLKLFPGKLKSRWLGPFCVLEVHPTKAVAIESKDGVQKFMVNGKRLKHHLGMDEEKVVSVIYLKEPQVLSEP